A genomic region of Homalodisca vitripennis isolate AUS2020 chromosome 5, UT_GWSS_2.1, whole genome shotgun sequence contains the following coding sequences:
- the LOC124363865 gene encoding glycine-rich cell wall structural protein-like — MLSVLVSLTVCVTLIQTQDAGFLVRHRRRPQGFGFGGSNSFSVSTNFGGNFGNNWPGYSGGFGGSASTASAGSTSGSGGVGGSGVGGAGSTASAGSIAGAGSGVGAGLGGGAAGAASGASSFGGGFSNYPTVPGVPGYNGIYNGFGGAGATSNAASGTFGGSGTGGVGISGSGASANAGSGSLGASGTGGFGISGASATAGTSAIGSTGNVGGSGSFGASGSLASSGANSLGTGGAGFGGAGATSSAGSFGGAVGGGNSGGSFGGSSANAGSGSFGVGSRPGWGGGFGGGYSSASSYSGSGGYYG, encoded by the exons ATGCTGTCTGTCCTCGTTTCGCTGACTGTTTGTGTAACCCTCATTCAAACCCAGGATGCAG GTTTTCTGGTACGCCATCGAAGACGGCCTCAGGGTTTCGGTTTCGGAGGAAGTAACTCATTCAGTGTATCGACCAATTTTGGAGGAAATTTCGGTAATAACTGGCCCGGCTACTCAGGAGGATTTGGAGGCTCTGCATCTACTGCGTCTGCCGGGTCAACATCAGGAAGTGGGGGAGTTGGAGGAAGTGGAGTAGGAGGTGCAGGATCTACAGCGTCCGCAGGATCCATTGCTGGAGCTGGGAGCGGAGTGGGAGCCGGTTTGGGGGGAGGAGCAGCAGGTGCTGCTTCAGGAGCTTCATCTTTTGGAGGAGGGTTTTCTAACTATCCTACAGTTCCTGGAGTACCAGGTTATAACGGAATTTATAATGGATTTGGCGGAGCTGGTGCTACATCTAATGCAGCTAGTGGAACATTTGGAGGTTCTGGAACAGGAGGAGTTGGAATATCTGGATCCGGAGCATCAGCGAATGCTGGTTCTGGAAGTCTAGGAGCATCTGGAACAGGAGGGTTTGGAATTTCGGGTGCTTCCGCTACAGCAGGAACATCGGCAATTGGTTCCACTGGAAATGTTGGTGGATCTGGAAGTTTTGGAGCGTCTGGATCATTGGCTTCATCAGGAGCTAACTCTTTGGGAACTGGTGGAGCTGGTTTTGGCGGAGCGGGAGCTACTTCGTCTGCAGGATCCTTTGGGGGAGCCGTTGGTGGAGGAAATTCAGGTGGAAGTTTTGGAGGGTCATCTGCCAACGCTGGATCTGGGTCATTTGGAGTCGGAAGTCGTCCTGGCTGGGGAGGTGGATTCGGGGGAGGTTACTCCTCAGCATCGTCATATAGTGGGTCTGGGGGATATTACGGGTAG